The Mytilus galloprovincialis chromosome 4, xbMytGall1.hap1.1, whole genome shotgun sequence genome contains a region encoding:
- the LOC143072665 gene encoding peroxidase-like protein 3 has product MIRNSFSSAAYRMGHSLIRDKFAFPNTDFDLHVHLNKPDLLYEPSGIERCTRGMYENPGQKIDEKMTREITWKLFETVAGDGGDLAAFNIQRGRDHGLPPYTTWLHWCTGKTVDADNFTPGVEGGLFHHGAEAAEKMRKAYAYTCDIDLFPGGISEEPLPGSRLGPTFTCILALQFKALKYGDRFFYEGNTPLNPHPFTPQELEGFRPISMAKIICENTDIEQIPQDVFLEPSLSNPLRNCSDLPDICFPKNGGWSDWKDSCCSNCCTRQQYRSCDNPPPNECGKPCEGYDFRSKNACHYGGGHGGCCHCGGGHHDGH; this is encoded by the exons ATGATCCGAAATTCATTTTCATCGGCAGCATATAGAATGGGACATAGTCTTATAAGGGATAAGTTTGCCTTTCCCAACACTGATTTTGATCTTCACGTGCATTTGAACAAACCTGATTTATTATACGAACCGAGTGGAATAGAACGTTGTACACGAGGTATGTATGAAAATCCAGGACAAAAAATTGACGAGAAGATGACGAGAGAAATCACTTGGAAACTGTTTGAAACAGTAGCAGGTGATGGTGGAGATTTGGCGGCTTTCAATATTCAGCGAGGTCGTGATCATGGACTTCCGCCATATACTACATGGCTACACTGGTGCACAGGAAAAACAGTCGATGCTGACAATTTTACCCCAGGTGTAGAAGGGGGTCTTTTTCATCATGGTGCAGAGGCCGCGGAAAAAATGAGAAAGGCTTATGC GTATACTTGTGATATAGATTTGTTTCCTGGAGGGATATCAGAAGAACCCTTGCCAGGTAGCAGATTAGGGCCAACATTCACATGTATTCTAGCTTTACAGTTTAAAGCCCTTAAATATGGCGATAGATTCTTCTATGAGGGTAATACACCACTAAATCCACATCCATTTACACCACAAGAACTTGAAGGTTTCCGTCCAATATCAATGGCAAAGATAATCTGTGAAAATACAGATATAGAACAGATACCACAAGATGTATTTTTAGAACCTTCATTGAG CAATCCACTTCGAAATTGCTCGGATCTTCCAGATATCTGTTTCCCTAAGAATGGTGGATGGAGCGATTGGAAAGATAGTTGTTGCAGCAACTGTTGTACCAGACAACAATACAGATCATGTGATAACCCTCCACCCAATGAATGCGGGAAACCATGTGAAGGATACGACTTTAGATCCAAAAACGCGTGTCATTATGGTGGCGGACATGGAGGCTGCTGTCACTGCGGTGGTGGTCATCACGACGGCCATTAG